The Oceanotoga teriensis genome contains the following window.
TTGCTATATCTACTCCCACTACTAATGTTTTTTCATCCACTTGTTTTATTTTATTATTTTGTGTATAATTCATTTAGGTTCCTCCTTTGTAAAATATTTGATGGATTCTTGTTACACTTTTATTTTACGGGGAGGTTCCTTTTTTTTCAACCTCTTTCTTTTTTTATTTCAGGAATGCTCCTAAAAAATTAAATTATTTCATACTTACTTGTTAATTCTTCAATTATTGACATCAATTTTTCTATACTTTCAATATCATTTCTATTAATTATTAAAAATTCCCCTATTTTTAAAACTAATTTTTGAACATTTGCTCTTTTTTTCAAATCTCTAATTTCATCTATATCTTCAACATGTGCAAGACCTACGCACCTTCTCATCATTTTACATGATGAAAATCCTATAGAATCATGAAATAAATTTTCAACATAAATATCTCTAAACTCTTTTGATTTATAATACTTATTTGCTTTTTCATCCCATAATTTTTTAAATTTAAATTCAAATAAATTCCATAACTCTATTATTGAATTTTTTAAATAATTTCTAAAATCATTTCTAAATTCTTTTGACACATCTTTACCACCCCAAGAAATATAATTTAAAAGTAAATTTGCGATAACTGCTCCTATATCAAAACTAGAAGGACCATAAAAAGCAAATTCTGCATCAAATATTTTTAAGTCTTTATCATTAATAAAAATAGAACCCGTATGCAAGTCTCCATGTATTAATGATTGTGAATGAGTCATAAATTTTTCTTTCATAATTTCTACATTTGTTATCAATTCATTATTTTTCCAAAAATAATTTTCAAGATAATCTCTTAACTCTGGATTTACATTGTTACTCTCTGAATCATAATAAGGATCTGTAAATACTAAATCTTCAGTTATTTTACAAAGTTCAGGATTTATAAAATTCATCATCAATTTTTTCTTTTCTACAGGATTCATAAAAATATCCGATGTTTTAAATAAAACTTCAGACAAAAATGTAGATAAATTATTTGCAAAATGGTTATATTTTTTACCTGAAATAAGTCCTTTTCTCATTATTTCATAATCAACGAGATCTTCCATAACTATACAACACATATTAGTATCATATTTATATATTTTTGGACACATCCCATTTGTCAAATCATTTTCTATTTTTAAACATTCAGATTCAAATTTAACTCTTTGTCTTGTTAAAGGCCAATTATCTCCAGCAACCCTTAAATAATCAAGAGCTTGCTTAACAATTACACTCTTTTTATTTTTTTTATCTCTAATTCTAAACACAAGATTTAAATTTCCATCTCCTATTTCTTCACAAGATAAAAGATTAATATTTTCAAAAATGTTAGTATTATCATAAACATATTTAATCACTTCTTGATCTGTAAAAGGCTTATAATTCATAAATATTCCTCCTTTAATTATAATATATTTTATAAGTCATCTGTTGTATTACAACATATAACTTTATATAAATTCTATTATAAAAAAATAAAATATTGAAGTTGTATTACAAGTTATGATATTTCAAAATTTCAAAATATACCTATTTAACTTAAATAAATGGTATTTTTCTGTATATGATAACTAATATTTAAATTTTTTAAATACTAATATTAAATAATAATTATTGTATAAATTTGCAAAATTATTAATTTTAAAAGTATATATAACATTTTTCTGTTAAATTTGATTTTAATATATAAAAAATATATAATATAATATAAAGAGGTGATAAATATGATTATTGATTTTAGTTTCAAAAATTTTAGATCTTTTAGAGATCTAACAACATTATCAATGGAAACTAATTATTTCGATGAAAATACAACTTTTAATTCTGAAAAATTTAATTTATTAAAAACTTCTGCAATATATGGTCCTAATGCTGGAGGAAAATCAAATTTTTTCAAGGCTTTTAAATTTTTTAGATCTTTTATTCTTTATTCTTCTACAAGATTTCAAATTGATGATATTATACCAGTTGAAAAATTCAAATTAGACAAAAATTCCATAAAAGAACCTGTTATATTTGAGTCTAAGTTTATTATTGAAAATCATTATTACAGATATGGTTTTTCTATAAATAATAATGCAGTTGAAGAAGAATGGTTATATCATAGACCAAAAGGAAGAGAAGCAAGAATTTTCGAAAGAACTAATGGAGAATTCATAAGAGGCACATACTTTAATGAAGGCAAAGATGTTGAAGAAAAAACAAAATCTAATACTTTATTTTTATCTTCTTTGTCTCAATGGAACAGTAAAACAGCTAAAAAAATCTTAGATTTTATTAAGAATATTAATATTTTAAATACTTCTACAGCTATAGAACCTTTTATTACTATTGATTTAATAGAAAAAGGTATAATTACAAAAGATAATGTTTTAGAATTTTTAAAACTATCAGACTTTGGTATTAATGATTTTAACATTGAAAATAAAGAAATTGATTTTTCTAAACTCCCTAAAGGCATTCAAGAGTTAATAAAAAATTCTAGTCCTGATGAATTTAAAATACCTGATAAATATTTTTCCATAAAGATAAACCCAGTTCATTTTTCGTATGATAATAATGAAAAATCGAGTGTAGTTTTAGATTTTGAAAAAGAAGAATCTGATGGTACTAAGAAGTTTTTTTCACTTATTGGCCCTTTTTTAGCTACTCTAAAAAGAGGCGGAGTTTTATTAATCGATGAATTAGATACAAGTATTCATCCTTTATTATTAGATAAAATTATAGATCTTTTTAATTCAGAATATAATAAAAACAATGCTCAATTAATTTTTTCTACTCATAATACAAGAATTCTAAGAAATCCATCTTTAAACAAAGATAATATATGGTTTATAAATAAAAATAAATTTGGTGTATCAGAACTTTTCTCATTATCAGAAATTAAAAATGTTAGAAAAACAGGAAATTTTGAAAATGAATATTTATCTGGTAAATATGGAGCTATACCTTATATTGAGGATATTTTAAACAGAGTTGATATTGATGGCTAAAAGAAAAAAATTAAGAAAATCTTTAAGTCAAGGTAGAAAACCTGAAAATAAAAATCCTAATACAACTTTTATTATGTTTTGTGAGGGAGATACTGAAGTAAAATATTTTAATTCTTTAAACAATCATCTAAAAGATTCAAATATAGTTATTACTACAAAAAAATCAAATAAAACAGATTGTATAGGCATCCATAAATACGCTGAAAATTATAAAAACAGTAATAATAATGAGTTTGATTATTATTTTTTAGTATTTGACAAAGATTATAATAGTTTTGAAAATATAGAAAAAGTTATGTCAAAAAAAGAATATAAAATATTATTCTCAAATCCTTGTTTCGAATTATGGATAATATTGCATTATAAATTAATAGATAAAAAAACTGATTGTAAAGAAATCATCAAAATGATAAAAAAATTTATTCCAAATTATTCAAAAGGACAAAATGATTTATTTACAAAATTAAAAGATAAATTAACAATCGCTATAGAGAATAATAATAAATTATTAGATAATCATTGTAAATTATATAATCATAAAAATTTTATAAAATTAAATCCTTATACTAATATTTTTGAATTATATAATATAATAAAAAAAGCATGATACTAATTTTTTAGTATCATGCTTTCTTATAAATTTATTTTTTTAATAAATAAGACTTAAATCCTTTAATACCAACAAATTCATCTGCTTCAAAAATTCCTACAACTTTAAAACCAACACTCTTATGAAAATTTAAAGATGCCAAATTCCCTTCAGGCTCTTTATTAACATAAACCAAAACATTTTTACCCGTTAATGCACTTAAATATTCATAAAAAGCTCTTCCTATACCACAACGTTTATACTTTCTACTAACACCTATTTGCTCTGAATAAACACAATCAGATATATCTTCATAAAGAACTGTATTATTTATCATATCATATGGATAATCCCAAGAATACCATAAAAAGCCTGCAAATTCATCATCAACACTTGCTATCAAAAAATTATCTATATTATTTTCAACGGTATTCTTATCTAAAACTCTTATCAAAACCCCATTCTCAACATCGAAAACATTCTTATAATTAAGACTTTCAGATAGATCACATATAAAATCAATATTATTTAAATTTGCTTTAAAAACCTTAATCATCAAATCATATCCTTTTATCGTTTTCGAAATTTCTTTTCTTTTTAAAATGTTTAATAATAAAAACTATCAAAAAAATTAAAAATAAAAACAAAGTCCCAGTAACAGCACCAGATAAATCAATCATGACATCATGTAAAGATGAACCCCTATCATGAAATCCTTGATTATACTCATCTATTGCAGCAATCATGGTTGGAAAAGAAATTCCCATTAAAAAACTGATCAAATATTTTCTACAATAAACAAAAGTAAAAAGAGAAGAAATAAAACCAAGTAACATATAAATGCCAAAATGAGCACTCTTTCTCAATACCGACATTCCAGCAACCCTATCAGTTCCAAACCACCATTGTTTCAAAAAACTTTCAAGATTAATAAACCATTCTTTATTAGTTATATCTAAAGTATTATCTAAACTCTTAAAAAATTCATAAACCGCACCAGATTGATTATAAGATGTTTGTGTATTTCTCGATCCAAAATAAAAAATTACTCCTACCCAAGCTATTAAAATAATGCCAATAATAAAAAACCATTTCTTCTTCTTATTCTTCATATAATTCACCTTTACTTTAATAAATATATATAATATTATATCAAAATAAATTAAAAACAAATGAATTTTTAACGGATATTATAATAGGGGTGGTAAAATGCAAAATGTAATAGGAATAATTCCAGATCTAATAAAGATGGTTGAAATTCCAGGACATGGAGAAGAAAAAAAAGAAATAGTTATGAATGCAATAAGAGAAATACTCAAAGCCTTAAAAATATATCATCCAATTTTAGATATTGCATTATCTATAATAATAGATGGACTCGTAAAAATAATATTTCCTAAAAAAGCTTAAAAAGATAAAAGCCCAATTATTGGGCTTTTATCTAATAGTAATAGAAAAAATATGCATAGTTGGTTTAGATGAAAAAATAATCTTAGAAATATTCTCATCTCTTAAATCAAATTTATTTAAAAACAAATGATTAGAAATATTCTCTTGAATACCTGTATTTCCATATCTATAATCAAAACTCAAAAAAATACTTTCATCAAAAAAAGTTTTTTGACACCAATCCGAAAATCTAAGTGATTCTTTTTGAACTAAACCATCATCATAATATATAATAAAATCACTGCTATAAGATCCATGATCACTTGCTCCTACAATATACAAAAAATTTCCTTTTAAATCCTCTTTAAACAAAAAAGTTTGAGAGGATAAAACAAAATTATCATTCTCATAATTCATAACTTTAAAATAAGAATCATCGAAAGAAAATACTAAATTTTTATCCTTCTTTTTAAATTCCTCATAAGAAAAACTTGCTCCTACAATACCTTCTGGATTATCAAAATTTCCTTTTTTTCTTTCATCATAAGAAACAATTCCATTATTATTATAAACATCTTTTAAATCTAATAACTTACTATTATTATAATCTTCATATTCTATAAAAAATGATGAACCTTTAACTTCATTAGAAAATGTATTCATATCAGTTTTTTTAACTTCAAATCCATCAAAAAAATAATTCAAATCATCTTTTGAAAAAACAAATAAATAATCTTCAGGAATAAGTAAAATCTGATCTATAAACATTTTAGAATCAGAATTAAATGAAAAAGTTATTTTATTAGAATCACAATATAACTTACCACCATAATAAAAACCATTATCATAAGTCAATCTCTGTTCAGATTTATTAGATGAAGAATAAACTTTCAAAAAACTTCCATCATTAAACTCACCAGAAACATATATATAGTAATTTCCTTTAAGTGATTTCAAAAAATTATTTTTTAATACAATCTTAGAATCTGCTTCAATTCTAACATTATTTTTATTATCCATAGAAAAAGAATAAATACCACTATTCAATTTTTCAGCTTCCAAAATTTCAGCAGAATTATATTTTGAAAATACCACATCAGAAAATTTAAAATATTTTTCTGGAATATTGAATAATCTTATCTTAGAAAGTAAATAAGAGATTGTAGACTCTGCACCTGAATTACTATTAACATAAACAGAATGCAATCCATCAAAACCTTCTCCATTATCCCCATACATAATCAAATTAGGATTATTATTCCCCTCAAAAAAACTATATAAAAAAGCCGTATAATAACCATATTTATCTTTTTTAGTGATATTATAAAGCTTAGATGCTGTAGAAATATAAGTTTCAATACCATATGATATCTGTTCATAAAGTTTAATAAAATCTTTTGATTCATAAACAGGGCCAAAAGATAAAATTAAATTAAAAATATTATCAGCATAAAAAATAGCAGAATTTAAATATTTCTCATCTTTACAAATACTATAAAAATCAATCAAAGCCTCTGCTTGTCTACTACCCCAACTATGCCATAAAAAACTATCTTTAGACTCATTATATGCACCCTTAAAAACTCCACTTTCAAACTGTGTACTCATAATACCATCTGCAACTCTCAAAGCAATATCAAAAGACTGTTTATCATTAGTCTCTTTGTAAAACTCTGTAAGTCCTAAAAGAAAAATAGACGAAATATCACTATAACCGTTGATAAGACCGAATTCATTCAAATTATTTTCAAGAACCTTTTCAACACTCTTTGCTGATTTAATCAAAATATTCTTATAATCCCCATCAAACATATATAAACAATTACTTATAGCCCAATAAGCTCTTGCAGCCCACCAAGAACCACTTTTCCTACTCGTTACTCCAAGTTTATTAATAGATCCATCATCAAAAACAAAATTATAAAAATCTCCATCAATATCTTGAAAAGCTAAAACAAAATCCAAAGCTTCTTTAACCCTCATCTTATATAATTCATCATTCTCAATCTTATAAAGCTCTGAATAAACTATAGCAACTCTTGCAACATCATCTACACAACTAACTCCTTCTTCAGAAACTCCTTTTTTTATATAATTATTTCCAATATTATCTGCATAAATCCAATAACCATAAAATTCTTCATCCTCAATCAAAAATTTATCCCTCAAAAAATCCAAATGATTCAAGTTTAAATCCACAGAAAAAGAAAAAACAATAATGAACAAGAACATAAAAAAACAAAAAAATTTTCTCATAAAAACCTCCAAATAAAAATATTAGAAGACTAATAAAAGCCTTCTAATAAATACTATTTAATTGTAACTGATTGAATCTCTAAAGATCTATTATTCAAAAATTCAAAAATATTTTTTACATTTTTTGTGCCATAAACAGAATAAATTCTATCAAATTCAACAATATCTCCCGCCTTAAATTTCATCATCAAATTATCTCCAATTTCCTGATCTGAAGTACCATTAAATACTCCTTTTGTAGGTTCATACAAATTAAATTCATCTGGCATCCATCTAAAAAATCCATCTCTAAACTCTCTACTCTCATACATCCATGAACTACCCATTATAAACTTCTTAAAATCAGAATATACAACAGGTTTAGTTGGTAAAATTTCTACTGCAGCAATATTAAGCTTATCAGAATAATTCGCCCTAAAATTTTCCATACTACCAAAAAGATAAGATGCTCCCCACCATAAAGGACTATTAGCTTCACCAGCATTAAAAGCTATATAAGGAATATCATTAAAAAACTTTATAGAATCTCTTTGTTTCCAATAATCTACAGATCTTATACCTAATTGCTCTGCCCAAACAAGTCTTCTAAAAACAGGCAAAATATGCAAAGAAGAATCATCCATAGATAATAATGGATTAGTAGCCATAACTTGAAGCTTCATCAAATCAACATAATTTGTAAAATAAAACTTATTATTTACAACAACATCTCCTGTATAAAATACAGTAGAAACTATCTCTTGATTAAAACCAGGAAGATCATCATAAGTCAAAACAGATTTAACACTAATTGACACAGCTCCTGGATCACTAACTTTCAAACTTTTAACAGAAAATCCATTAGAAGTATTTTCCACATGCTTTCCTAATTTCCCATCGATATAATAAGAACTTCCTGACCACCCAGCAACTCTTGCAGTACCTATTTCATTAAAAATATTACCTTCATTTCCATCAAAAGAAATAAAACTTATTAACCCTTTATTAGAAATTTTAAAAGAAAAATTTTTATTATTGACAATATAAGAATCATCATCATTAAGAACTTCAAAATTACTATCAAAATGCAAAACATCCATATCAAAATCATCACTAACGACTAACCTTGCTTCACCCTTAAAACAAAAACTAATCAAATCATCAGAAGAAATTCTATCATTAGAATCCATATCAGTTATCTGATAAACAATATCCTTATCATTAACATCTTTAATTCTCAAAGAATACCAATTAGCATCAAAATCTTCACCAAATTTATCTAAAAGTTCAGAAAAAGTAAAAACTTGTGGAATATCTAAACCAGTTTTCTCATCACTTCTAAACACTAATTCTCTGAACTCAGAAAAAGAAACAATAGAAATCAAACAAACAATAAATATTAATAAAAATTTTCTCATAAAAACCCTCCTCTTTTTGTAAACGCTTACAACAAATATCATGATAAACTTTTTATAGAAAAAAATAAAACCTTAAAAAAATCGATTAAAAATCATTAAAACGCTTTAAATTCAATTAATTTAATTTTTTGATATTTTTATAATATTTTAACAACTCTAATAACACAAAAAGATTCCACAAATCAATATTTAAATATAATCAACTTTATTTACATATAACAAGCCATAAAAACCAATAATTAAATTTTACAAAAAAAGAAAATAATGATATATTTAAAATGATAATTGTAAACGCTTACAAAAAGGAGTTAAAAATAATGTCCACAATAAATGATGTTGCTAAGCTTGCCAATGTTTCAATAGCAACGGTATCAAGAGTATTAAATAAATCAGAAAATGTTTCAGAAAAAACAAAAATAAAAGTTTTAAAAGTAATAGAAGAGCTTGGATTTGAACCTTCAAAAGATGCCAAAAACCTTGCAACCTTAAAAAATAAAAATATATTAGTATTAACAAGCGAAAGAATATTAAAAATAACAGATCAAAGAAAAGATTATGGAATCGATGAATTTTATAAAGCAATTTTGATGGGAATAGAAGATGGATTTAAAAACACAAAAACCAAAATAGAACTAAAAAATTATGATCAAATAAATGAAAATTACATACAAAAATTCGATGGAATAATAATAATAGGATCAGATCCAATACCAAATTACATAGAAAGTATAAAAATACCGATAGTACTCTTAGACAATTATATACCTGGAAAAGATTATAACTGTATAGTAAGCAATGGATATGATGGAGCATACTTTGCAATAAATA
Protein-coding sequences here:
- a CDS encoding RloB family protein, whose protein sequence is MAKRKKLRKSLSQGRKPENKNPNTTFIMFCEGDTEVKYFNSLNNHLKDSNIVITTKKSNKTDCIGIHKYAENYKNSNNNEFDYYFLVFDKDYNSFENIEKVMSKKEYKILFSNPCFELWIILHYKLIDKKTDCKEIIKMIKKFIPNYSKGQNDLFTKLKDKLTIAIENNNKLLDNHCKLYNHKNFIKLNPYTNIFELYNIIKKA
- the mtnK gene encoding S-methyl-5-thioribose kinase, with protein sequence MNYKPFTDQEVIKYVYDNTNIFENINLLSCEEIGDGNLNLVFRIRDKKNKKSVIVKQALDYLRVAGDNWPLTRQRVKFESECLKIENDLTNGMCPKIYKYDTNMCCIVMEDLVDYEIMRKGLISGKKYNHFANNLSTFLSEVLFKTSDIFMNPVEKKKLMMNFINPELCKITEDLVFTDPYYDSESNNVNPELRDYLENYFWKNNELITNVEIMKEKFMTHSQSLIHGDLHTGSIFINDKDLKIFDAEFAFYGPSSFDIGAVIANLLLNYISWGGKDVSKEFRNDFRNYLKNSIIELWNLFEFKFKKLWDEKANKYYKSKEFRDIYVENLFHDSIGFSSCKMMRRCVGLAHVEDIDEIRDLKKRANVQKLVLKIGEFLIINRNDIESIEKLMSIIEELTSKYEII
- a CDS encoding AAA family ATPase, producing MIIDFSFKNFRSFRDLTTLSMETNYFDENTTFNSEKFNLLKTSAIYGPNAGGKSNFFKAFKFFRSFILYSSTRFQIDDIIPVEKFKLDKNSIKEPVIFESKFIIENHYYRYGFSINNNAVEEEWLYHRPKGREARIFERTNGEFIRGTYFNEGKDVEEKTKSNTLFLSSLSQWNSKTAKKILDFIKNINILNTSTAIEPFITIDLIEKGIITKDNVLEFLKLSDFGINDFNIENKEIDFSKLPKGIQELIKNSSPDEFKIPDKYFSIKINPVHFSYDNNEKSSVVLDFEKEESDGTKKFFSLIGPFLATLKRGGVLLIDELDTSIHPLLLDKIIDLFNSEYNKNNAQLIFSTHNTRILRNPSLNKDNIWFINKNKFGVSELFSLSEIKNVRKTGNFENEYLSGKYGAIPYIEDILNRVDIDG
- a CDS encoding GNAT family N-acetyltransferase, coding for MIKVFKANLNNIDFICDLSESLNYKNVFDVENGVLIRVLDKNTVENNIDNFLIASVDDEFAGFLWYSWDYPYDMINNTVLYEDISDCVYSEQIGVSRKYKRCGIGRAFYEYLSALTGKNVLVYVNKEPEGNLASLNFHKSVGFKVVGIFEADEFVGIKGFKSYLLKK
- a CDS encoding VanZ family protein, with the translated sequence MKNKKKKWFFIIGIILIAWVGVIFYFGSRNTQTSYNQSGAVYEFFKSLDNTLDITNKEWFINLESFLKQWWFGTDRVAGMSVLRKSAHFGIYMLLGFISSLFTFVYCRKYLISFLMGISFPTMIAAIDEYNQGFHDRGSSLHDVMIDLSGAVTGTLFLFLIFLIVFIIKHFKKKRNFENDKRI
- a CDS encoding LacI family DNA-binding transcriptional regulator: MSTINDVAKLANVSIATVSRVLNKSENVSEKTKIKVLKVIEELGFEPSKDAKNLATLKNKNILVLTSERILKITDQRKDYGIDEFYKAILMGIEDGFKNTKTKIELKNYDQINENYIQKFDGIIIIGSDPIPNYIESIKIPIVLLDNYIPGKDYNCIVSNGYDGAYFAINKMIKRNYKKIYHLHGSLSYYGFKTRYEGYKSAMQDNGLMPETFECDETEESIKNALNILLKKQPEVIFTSNDPIALILIDLLKKKKIKIPEKVQIIGFDDIIQSSISTPKLSTVKIFKYEMGNNAALRINELINGINVHPVMSSVFTKFVERDTTKKEEGKQ